The genomic interval TAAAATTTGTGCCTTTTAAATCTCCATCAAGCCGAAAGTATAGCCTGAAATGCCTCCTGGGGGAGCTTTAGCCTTCCTATTACCTTCATCCTTTTTTTTCCCTCTTTTTGCTTATCAAGGAGCTTTCTCTTTCTTGTTATATCCCCTCCATAGCACTTTGCTGTAACATCCTTTCTAAATGTTGGGATTGTTTCCCTTGCAATGACATTCTTTCCAATGGAGGCTTGAATTGCTACAGCAAATTGTTGCCTTGGAATTATCTCCTTAAGCTTTAGGGTAAGTGATTTTGCCTTTTTGTAGGCATCCTCTTTTCTAATAAGCAATGAAAGGGGTTCTATAACCTCGCCAGAGAGCAAAATATCAAGCTTAACAAGGTTTACCTCCTTCCAATCTGAAAGGTCATAATCAAATGAAGCAAGTCCACAGGAGACAGATTTTAGCCTATCGTAGAAATCAATAACCATCTCATAAAGGGGGATTTCATATTCTAAGATAAGCCTTCTTCCCTCAATATAATTTATTGCCTTTTTTATTCCCCTCTTTTCCTTAACCAGGTTTAAGACAGGAGAGAGGTATTCCTCCGGAACAATAATGGTTGCCTTGATATAAGGCTCTTCTGTTTTAACAATAAATGAAGGGTCTGGAAAATCAATTGGGTTTTCTATTTCAAGGCTTCTTCCTCCCTCAAGATAAACCCTGTATGGAATACTTGGTGACGAAAGGACAAGGGAAACCTCATATTCCCTCTCAAGCCTCTCCTGGACAATATCCATATGCAAAAGGCCTAAAAATCCACACCTAAAGCCAAATCCCAATGCTTTTGATGATTCTTTATGAAAGACAAATGAGGCATCATTTAGGGAATATTTTTCAATAGAAGAGGCAAGCTCGGCAAAATCCGTTCCCTCGCCTGGAAATATTGATGCAAAAACCATTGGCTTAAGCCTTTTATAGCCAGGAAGGGGTTTTTCTGCCTTTAATTGTTGCGTTGTTATGGTATCACCAACAGAGGCATCAGATAGTTTCCTTATTCCAGCACAGATATATCCAACCTCTCCTGCTTTTAGCTCTTTTTTTCGGACAAGCCCCATCTTTAGTGTTCCAATCTCTGAAACATCATAATTTGTATTACTTGACATTAAAATAATTTTATCTCCCTCTTTTATTATACCCTGAAATACCCTGCAATAGAGGACAACACCCTTATATGGGTCAAAGTATGAATCAAAGATTAAAGCCTGTGTTGGCTTTGATATATCGCCTTTTGGTGCTGGTATATCCTTTATAATCCTTTCAAATATTTCATCTATTCCAATTCCATCCTTTGCTGAAGCAAGGATTGGCACCTCGTCTGTTAATGTTTTTATCTGAGAAAGGACACTATCAAGGTCAATGTTTTCTAAGTCTATCTTGTTAATTACAGGAATTATCTTTTTGTTTTGTGCCTTTGCAAGATATGTATGGGCTATTGTCTGTGCCTCAACGCCCTGTGAGGCATCAATTACCAAAAGAACACCCTCAACAGCCGCCAAGCTCCTTGCAACCTCATAGGAAAAATCAACATGACCTGGTGTATCAATGAGATTTAGGATATATTCCTTTCCATCTAGGCTATATGTCATTCTTATGGGATGCGCCTTTATTGTTATCCCCCTTTCCCTCTCAAGATCCATATTGTCAAGGATTTGCTCCTTCATATCCTTTTTCTCAATGGTTTTTGTTGTCTCAAGCAGCCTATCTGCCAGGGTTGTCTTTCCATGGTCAATATGGGCAATTATTGAAAAATTCCTAATGTTTTCCATAAAATTTTGCAATTTAAAATTTACAATTATACACGGCTGAAGGGATTTGAACCCTTAACCTACTGATTCGTAGTCAGTTGCTCTGTCCAGTTGAGCTACAACCGCATCTTTAAGTTTTTGGCTCTTCACGGAATTTAGTGCAAATAAGTAAAATGTTGCTTCACGAAAGGGTATAATATCCTTTTAAATCTCTCAAAAAGGAGGATAATCCAGATAAATGCAACAAATAAATTATCTCACAGCATTATTAGAATTTCAAGGATTTTTTGTAAGGGGGGTAGAAAGAAGAAAGAAGGGGATGTGTGATGTTTTAGACTTGGGAAGGGACGAAAGGTATATGTAACAGGAGGTCTATAGTAAGCATAGTTTTTATACCAAAAATCAATTGAATTTCAAGCAAATCCTTTTTTAATAAAAATAGAGGTAACTATTCACCCTATAGGGAAATAAGGAATGTATATGTTTAGATAATGTTAAGGAAAATAATGAAGCCAAAGAATAAAAATCCCAATGTCCAAATCCCAATGACAAATGAAATCCCAATGTCCAAATCCCAATAATTTGAAATGATATTGGACATTGGAAATTGGACATTTTTTTGACATTTGAACTTGGGATTTGGGATTTATTATAGAATGGATGAATTTTAAAACAGCCAAACATATAAAATACGATATACTGAATAGTTACAAATAGAGAAAATAATCGTATGCACATTTTAAAGGCTGGACTTACACAATTTTTGCTACGGAAGTTCCGTTTTAGAATAATAATACGTTTAGTTTTATATTTTGACTTTCTTTCCATCTTATCTTAAACTATAATTAAACACATACAAAAAATAATCGTATCTATTCAGGTTATAGCAAGTTCTATTATGAAGACAAGAGACAGGAGACATCAGACCTTTTTCTTATTTTGGTCTATTGTCTTAAGGTCTGTAGTCTGTGGTCTGCTTAAGGTTTGCAAAAGATAAGCCAATGTTCGCAATTAAGACAGATTTAGTTAAAAAGGTGAGTAGTTACATTTATTTTATTCTTTCCATTATTCTTGCTTCTTGCCATCAGCGAATAACAGAGGAGGGGTCGCTAAATAACTACGCTATCTATTGCATCAAGAATAATTTATGGAATGAAGCAAGGTTTTATTTAGAAAAGGCAAAAACGCTTTATCCTAATTCGGCAAAAATAAACAACAATCTTGGCATAGTCTATGAATATCTTGGAAGAAAAGATGAGGCAATTTTATCTTACAAAAAAGCAATTTCCCTTGATAAAGAGGAGGTATATTTTAAAAACCTTGCCGCTCTTTCTCCTTGTTCTATCCCAAAGGGATTAAAGAATAGCTCATTAGTTGAAAAGATAAGGATAGAAAAAGACCTTCCTCCATCTATTGATTTTTCAAAGACAGAAAGAATTGGTCTTTGTATTTCTTCAGAAGACAAAAATCTTATTCCGCTTATTTTATCAGCAATAAAGGAGCAGATAATAAAAGAGGCAAATTTCTATATCGTCTACAATGAATCCTATCCAAAAACACAGGAGGAGATTAAAAATGTAAGCTTAAAGCTCCTTGTAGATAATATCCTTATAATTGATATTCTTGGCTATAATGTTTCTGACCTAAAAGATTTTGATGTCTCTACAAAATTTATTAAGGATGAGAATAGGTATGAATTCTTAAGAACATACTATACAGACAGAAAGGCAACCCTTTCATCCTCCCTCTCTTTATTTGATAGCAATGGCTTCTTGCTCTTTAAAAAGGATTTTAATTGTGAAGAAAAGAAAAGATATGAGAAAGAAAATCCATCTATCTATGATTATTCCTTAATCCTTTCTTTTACAAAACCTTTGGTTTCTTCTTTTCTTTCTTTAATTACACAGAAAAATTATACTATAGAAAGATGGCTTGTAAGAGATTAGCAAGGTTTATTTTATTCATTTTTATCCTTTTCCTTCTGATTTATGGAATTAGAATGTTTCTTTTATCTTCCCTTTTTACCATAGAAAAGGTAGATATAAAAGTATCGGGTGATATATCAGAAAATGAAATTAGAAGGTTATGGAAGAATTTTTTAAGGCAAAATTATCTAGGGATAAAACCCAATCTTTTCAAATTAAAAAAAGATAGCCTTTGTAAATATATCTCTTCTGATGTAAGAATAGACAAAGTTCAAATTCAGAGGTATCCCCCAAATAGGCTTGTTATTCTCGTTGAACCAAAAAGGGCTTTTGTATGGATTAAAGATGGTATTGGGGTAGATAAAAATGGGGTTATATTTCCTATAAAGGGGACACAAAGCCTACCCTATCTTTCTGGTTTTTATGAAAAGAAAGGCACAATAAATGTTTCTTGTCTATTTTTTCTTTTAAAAAGCGCAAAAAATTATTCATTCTTTCCAAAGATAAAGGAAATAAGGTTTGAAAAAGATAAGGTATTTTTTTCTTTGGATAGCCTTTGGATATGTATTCCTCAAGAATTGAAAGGTTCTACCAAAAGGTTTAAAAGGCTTGAGGTTATTTTAAAAAGAGACCTTTCTAATATAAAGCTTATAGATTTAAGCTATGACGATGTTTTGCTTTCTCCCTCATTTTGAGGAGGGGTTTGTTTTGGCTCGCAAAGGGAGATAATTGCCATTTGGCTATTATCTCCATGCCTTGTAGGAAGCTTAAGGACTTTTGTATATCCACCCTTTTGAATGAATCCTTTTGCGCTTTCAAAGAGATTCTTTGCAACCTCTTTGTTATGGAGGTTTGAAATAATATTTCTATGGGAAGCAAGGGTTTGTTTCTTTGCTTCTGTTATTAGCCTTTCAGCAAGCTTTGATAAAGCCTTTGCTTTTACATAGGTTGTTTTTATTGTTTTGTGCTTAAAAAGCTCTGTTGCCAGATTAGAAAGAAGAGCCTTTCTATGGCTTATAGATCCTTTAATCTTAAGATATTTCTTCCTGTGTCTCATCTTTTTTTATAATTCCCTCTTTTGCCTTTTGTATTTCCTCTTCTGATAAAGGCTCTAAAAGCTCATCTACACCTGGCATTGATGATATTTCTTCCTGTGTCTCATCTTTTTTTATAATTCCCTCCTTTGCCTTTTGTATTTCCTCTTCTGATAAAGGCTCTAAAAGCTCATCTACACCTGGCATTGATAATGTAAGGCTATATTCAGCAAGCTTTTCCTTTACCTCTGTAAGGGATTTCCTTCCAAAATTTTTCATCTTTAATAGCTCTTGCTCTTCCATCTTTGCAATATCTCCAATTCTTATTATCCCTGCTAAACGAAGGCAATTGGATGCCCTGACAGATATTTCAAGCTCATCAATGCTTGTATTTAAAATCTTTCTTAACATTTCCCTTTCTTCATCAATTTTTTCGGGCATCTCTTCTTTAATCTCAAATGGTTCTGGATTGATAAAGAAAGATGTCCAATCAGATAATATGGATGCTGTTTTTATTACAGCCTCCTTTGGACCTATAGAGCCATTTGTTGTAATTTCAAGGACAAGCCTTTCATAGTCTGATGTTTGACCTATTCTTACATTTTCTATTACAAGATTCACCCTTTTTATGGGAGAAAAATAGGTATCAATAGGAATTACGCCTATTCTTTTTTCCCTTTTTTCCTCAAGGGCTGGAACATAACCAACACCCCTTTCTAATTCCATTTCCATCTTTAATTTTCCCTCAGATACTGTAGCAAGATAGTGTTCTGGATTGACTATTATTACATCTGCTGGCGTTTTTATCATTCCGGCAGATACAGCCCCTTTTCCTGCTTCTAAAAACAATTCCTTTTTTTCATCCCCTTCATATTTAAAAACAATCCCTCTGATATTTAAGATAAAGTCAATTGGGTCTTCTACTACCCCTGGTATTGCTGTAAATTCATGAAGAATGCCATCTATCTTAACAGAGGTAATAGCAACCCCCTCTATAGATGAAAGCAATATCCTTCTTATGCTATTACCTATGGTAGTGGCATTTCCCCTTCTAAATGGTTCAACAATAAGCTTTCCATAGACAGGCGTTAAATCTTGCCATTCTAATTTTTTAATCCCACATTCTTTCATATTTTTCCTCCTTATTTAGAATAAAATGCAACAATCTTATTTTCTTCTATGGGAGTTGCTATTTCTTTTCTCGCTGGAAATCGCAAAACCTCTATTTTTTTGCCATCTACCTTTAGCCATAAAGGAAGATTGGCAGCCGAAGACATTGGCTCTTTATCTAATTCTATTGTTTCAGAAACCTTAACAAGATATGATGGGATATTCACCCCTCTTCCATTTATCTTAATGTGATTATGGGATACCATTTGTCGTGCGCCTGTTCTGGTAGTTGCCCAACCCGCCCTATAAATAACATTATCAAGCCTCCTTTCAAGAAGAATAAGAAGATTCTCTCCACAAAGCCCTTGTAAGGTTTTTGCTTTCTTAAAATAATTTTTAAATTGCTTTTCTAAAACACCATATATATATTTTGCCTTTTGTTTTTCATAAAGCTCTTTTCCATAATCAGAGATTTTTCTTGCCTTAAGGTTTGGTCCTTGGCTTCCAGGTGGATATGGCCTTTTGCTAAATCCACATTTTTCGCTCAAACACCTTTTTCCTTTAAGGAAAAGCTTTTCAGCCTTTCCCCTGCAAATTCTACAACTTGAACCTCTATATCTTGCCATCTTAAAAACTAAAAACTATTTATAAATCCTTACCACCATTTTGACTTTTGCATTTTGACTTTTGACTTTTTTCATACCCTTCTTCTTTTTCTTGCCCTACATCCATTATGGGGAATTGGAGTTACATCCCTTATTGTCTTAATATTCATTCCAGCTGCCTGGATGGCACGAACAGCGGATTCCCTTCCTGCACCAGGGCCTGTAACAAAAATAATTGCATCTTTTACTCCATATTCAAAAGCTTTTTTTGCGGCTGTATCTGCGGCAATTTGAGCAGCAAATGGTGTCCCCTTTTTTGTTCCTTTAAAACCAACAGAACCAGCAGATGCCCAGCAAACAACATTTCCTTCTGAAGAAGCAATTGTGACAATGGTATTATTAAATGTTGATTGTATATAAATACAGGCAATCCCTATCTTTCTATCCTTTTTTTTATCTTTTTTTTCCTTTTTTACCCTTGGTGCCATTACTTTTTAACCTTTGCTCCTACTGTCTTTCTCTTTCCCCTCTTTGTTCTTGCGTTTGTATGGGTTCTTTGACCTCTAACAGGAAGCCCTTTTCTATGCCTTAATCCCCTATAAGTACCTATTTCAATCAATCGCTTGATATTCATATTTACCTCTCTTCTAAGCTCTCCTTCTACTTTAATCCCCGATGTCTCAATTTCTCTTCTGATTGCTGTAGCTTGTTCTTCAGAGAGGTCAGCTACCCTTATACTGGAATTTACATTTGCTTTTTGGAGAATATCCTTGGAAAGAGATGGCCCAATCCCATAGATACAGGGAAGTGCCGCCTCTATCCGTTTATTCTTTGGAAGATCTACGCCTACTATTCTTGCCATAAAAATTTATATTCTACTAAATATTTTACATAGATGTCAACAAAAAAATTTTGTGTGTCCCTGGAAATGGGAAGAGATATGGTATCCTGAAGATAAAATGTATTATCTTAAGAAACTTTCAAGGTATTAAAAAATACTTTTTATAAAAACAATCAAATCTCTCTAATTGGCTAACACCAATCTTACTTACGCAATCCCATCTATCATTTGGGATAAAGATGCACCTGCTGGAACCATTGGAAATACATTTTCATACTTTGCAATTCTGAAATCTATCAAGACAGGGCCTTTAAATTTAATTGCCCTGTGAATTGCAGAATCTACATCCTCTTGTCTTTCAACCCTTATTCCAAGCGCACCATAGGCTTCTGCAAGCTTTACAAAATCTGGTGCAATTGCAATGTCTGTATGGGAATACCTCTTTTCATAGAATAGCTCCTGCCATTGCCTAACCATTCCCAAATACTGGTTATTCAATATAGCAACCTTAACAGGCAATTTCTCCTGAACGCAGGTTGCCAATTCCTGAATATTCATTTGTATAGAGCCATCACCTGCAATATCAAATACAATTGCATTAGGATTTCCAATAGAGGCACCAATTGCAGCTGGAAATCCATATCCCATTGTTCCAAGTCCACCTGATGATAAAAATTGCCTTGGTCTTTTAAATTTATAGTATTGTGCTGCCCACATCTGATTTTGACCAACCTCTGTTGTAATGATTGCCTCTCCTTTTGTTATCTCGTATATTCTCTCAATAACATATTGTGGTTTAAGCCCTCCATCATCTTTGTATGCTAAAGGATATTCTTTCTTCCATCCCTGTATCTTATTTATCCAACTTGAAATGCTTGGTGGCTTTACAATCTTATTTAATTCACTTATTATCTCCTTACAATCACCGACAATTGGAATATCTACAGCAATATTTTTCCCTATCTCTGCTGGGTCTATGTCTATATGTATAACCTTTGCATTTTTTGCAAATTCATCCATTTTTCCTGTTATCCTATCATCAAACCTTGCACCAATTGCAATAATAAGGTCTGCCTCAACTATTGCATTGTTTGCATACCTTGTTCCATGCATCCCAAGCATCCCTAAAAACAGCGGGTGTTCTCCGGGAAATCCACCTAATCCCATCAGGGTATTTGTTATTGGAATCCCTGTTTTCTCTATAAATTCCCTTAATTGCTCTGATGCGCTACTTGATATAACGCCACCTCCAGAATAGACAACAGGCTTTTGGGATTTTTCAATAATTTCAGCTGCCTTTTTTATCTGCACAGGATGTCCCTTGTATGTTGGGCTATAGCTTCTTAAAGAAACCTCCTTAATTGGCTTATAGGATGCCTTGCCAGATGATACATCCTTTGGAATGTCAATCAAAATAGGGCCTGGTCTTCCACTTCTTGCAAGATAGAATGCCTCTTTTACAATCTCGTATAGATTGGCTGTATTCTTTACAAGGTAATTCTGCTTGGTTATAGGCCTTGTTATTCCAACAATATCTGCCTCTTGAAATGCATCGTTTCCAATCATTGAGGTTGGAACCTGGCCGGTTATAGCAACCATTGGAATTGAATCCATATATGCTGTTGCAATGCCTGTAACAAGATTTGTTGCTCCAGGCCCTGATGTTGCAATGCAGACGCCAGTCTTTCCTGTTGACCTTGCATATCCATCCGCAGAATGGGCAGCTCCTTGTTCATGCCTAACAAGGACAATCTTTATCTCTGGTGTTTTATAGAAGACATCAAATATAGGAAGAACAGCCCCTCCTTGATAGCCAAAGATTACATCTACCCCTTCCTCTTTTAATGCCTCAATCAATATTTCAGCCCCTGTTTTCATTTCTTTAAGATAGCATTACCTTGCTTTGCATCCCTACATAGCTTTTAATCTTCTCTCTCAGCCATAAGTTGATAAGGGATTCGGATAAAGTTTGGCTTGATATAGCAATCTCTGTTAGCATTTTAGCAAGATCTGGCTCAATGGCAACAAGATGAATACTCCTTTTAATACCAACCTCAAAATGTGCTTCAGGCATCTTATCCCAGTATTCTCCTAAATCGTGGGTGTCAAAGAAATCTATTATCTTATCTAATGACTTAAAATGAAATATATCTAAGTTATTTTTTACCATATTGTTTTCTCTCCTTTTTCGCCATATCTCTTGCACTCAATATTAGAGCTTCCTTTGTCTTGTTCTTATATATAAAAAGTACAGTCAAATACCGTCCACTCTCGGCTTGTCCAAACGCTACATACATATCTTCCTTCCTTCGCTTACCTTTTTCAACGAAACGAAACTTTGCTCCTTTCTTAAACACCTCTTCCACTTCATCTGTTTTTACATTGTGTTTAAAAATAAGTTTGTCTACAACATTTCTTAACCAAAATAATACCTTCTATCTTCAAGATTGTAAACCATTTTTAAATGTGCTAATTTTAAGCTCATAATTTCATATCGTGAATAATACAATAAAAGAGGGGGTTTGGTCAATCTTTTATTCATCTATTTCAAGTTGCCATAAGGCTATCCCCTTTAGATTAAAATGCTTGACTATCTTGTATGTGTCTAGCTCAAATTTTAAATCCAAACACACAAACTAAAATGTCCAATGTCCAAATTTTATGCCTAAAATAGGTCAGCTAAACACATACCTAAAAATAATGTTATAATGCTAGCTACCGATATTGATTTGTGTTTATGGGGCAGGGAGGTGTGTGATGTCAAAGATAACGGACTTTTTAGACTTTGTGGGAAAGAATAACCGAAGAAACATTATCTTCAGCCTCTGTTTTTCTCTGATAATAGTGCTTCTCTTTCTGGCAATCCTATTTATCGCAATAGTCTATAAGAAGGTAGATAACCTTATATTGTTCCTCTGCTTAGTAGCAATAGGCATAATAATGCTCTCAGCCATTATCAATCTCTTTGTCTGGATTGCTATTGAAAGACAAGGGGAAGAGATAACAAACCAGATAAAAGAACAGAAGGATGAGATAGAGAGATTGAAAGAAAAGCTCTCTTTCCTAAAGGGTTAGTTGAGAAGCTTTGTTCAAAGCAGGTTAGCAGCCGCATTGAGCTTTCTCTTTGGCAAGCTTGTATGTGTTTAGCCATTAGCCTTTGGCTTTTGGCTTTTAAATCTCCTTCAATTTTTTAAAAGCTAAAAACTGGAACTTACCCATATTTTTAAGAATATAATTTTTCGAAATAATTAAAAGATAAAAATGAATGTTAAAGTAACAAAAGAAGAAAAGGTAAATATGAAAGCCAAAGTTAAAGTCATCACCAATAACGACATTGCATACATCTGGTGGAGTATTCCAAAGAAGATTCCTGGCTGTCTCGGTTTCTCGATCCACCGTGAAGAAGAAGGTAGGACCCCGAAGCCGTTGCTGGCATGGGTTGGTTTTGAGAAAGTAAAAAAACCGATGGGTCCACGGAACACTGACATATGGCCAATCCAGTCGTTTCAGTGGAAGGATGTGTATGCGCCTCGTGAAGGTCGCTTCCGATACCACATCTATGCCGTCCATGGCACTCCCGAGTTTCCAGAGCGCGATTCTAACCCGATTGTGACGAGCTCATTCGTCTACAGATCGGGAAAACTCGCGTGGTCTTCAACCGTGGACTCCTTTCGACTCAGGGAATGAATCGGGGCACCAACGCGCCCGCCAAAAACATCAAGAAACTCCGAGCAGATATTGGCACCCCAAAACACCGGATTCGCCAACGGCTAACAAAAGAGTTGTTGCCCACTCTGCGTGAACTTCTTTGTTTAACCCAGAAGAATGGAGGCACTTGTTACGCTGCGCTATACGAGCTCACCGATAGAGAGTTGATTTGTGACTTAGAGAATACCCCCGGAACCCAGCTTGTGCTCTCAAACGCCAACTCATCAAAGAAAGTGGGTGGGAAGCAAACTATGGTCTACGATGGAACGAACGCCCAGTCGCGTAAACGGCTTCGTGCGAACGATAATATCTACCTGATAGATCGGATGCTTAAGGGCAATAGTATCGGTCACAATAAGTTCATCGTTTACGAGGATGCACAGCGGCAAATCCGCTCTGTGCTAACCGGGAGCACGAACTGGACTCCGACTGGTCTCTGCGGTCAGACAAACAACGCTATTCTCATTGACGACAAGGTCATAGCCTCGCATTACCTTGAGTATTGGAAGCGACTGCGAAATGAACAGGTCCAACTTCAGGGTCAAAAGCTTCGGACATGGGCACACAAGAATCCAAAGGAAGTCTCGTTGGGGCCTGGGGCTGGGAGCCTGAAGGTATGGTTTTCACCAAACACCCGGAGAAAGACTAAGAATTCAAGTGAAGTTCCGGTGGACTTGGCGGAGGTCTACAAGATCATTGAGGGGGCACAGAAGGTGATACTCTTTTTGCTGTTTAATCCAGGAACCCCAAGCATCATTGACAAAGTGAAGGAAGTGGCGGCTGCACGGGCAAAGGAAGGCAAGACATTGTTTGTTCGTGGCGCAATTTCTGATGCGAAGACCGCAGATAAAGCCGGCACAGTCCGAGTCTTCAGCCGATCAGTCCAGAAGCGTTCTAATATCGTCATCACAGGAGTTGCCGGTATACCAGACGACTTTGGCTACTGGGAGAAAGAACTGCTGAAGCTTGGACACGCGGCTATCCACGACAAGGTGCTCGTTGTAGATCCGTTCTTGGAGGATTGCGCTGTAGTCACTGGCAGCCATAATCTAGGTTTTAAGGCTTCCTACGCCAATGACGAAAATCTCGTGATCATTCGTCGTAACCAGCAAGTGGCCGAGGCGTTCGCTACCCATGTCCTTGATGTTGTAAATCACTATAAGTGGCGCTACAAGCTGCAGAAACTTTACAGGAAGGAGAAAAACCTGGATAAAGCGTGGCAGGACCTTTGTGACACGAACAAATGGCAAAATAAATATTTTAACACTAGGTTCCTTGAAAGCCGAGATCAATTTGTGTTCTCATAAGCTGGATAGGAGGCAGGCCAGGTGAGTGCTACGAGGGCGGGCAACAACTCTATTGTTTCTGACCATTATTTATCTATCCCTTCTAATAAATGCGAGAGCCTCAAGTTTTGGCCAGTGGTAGTGCATTTGGCTGGCTTTTTGGTAGGCGGATTGGGCAAGGGGTTTGGCTTGCTCTGAATTTCCTTGGGCTGAGTATAGCTTGGCTAAGATTAGCTCTGCCTCGGGTTCGTAGAGCTTAAAGCCTGTGTGAGCACATAGCTTAAGGGCATT from bacterium carries:
- the rplQ gene encoding 50S ribosomal protein L17, whose amino-acid sequence is MRHRKKYLKIKGSISHRKALLSNLATELFKHKTIKTTYVKAKALSKLAERLITEAKKQTLASHRNIISNLHNKEVAKNLFESAKGFIQKGGYTKVLKLPTRHGDNSQMAIISLCEPKQTPPQNEGESKTSS
- the ilvB gene encoding biosynthetic-type acetolactate synthase large subunit, whose protein sequence is MKTGAEILIEALKEEGVDVIFGYQGGAVLPIFDVFYKTPEIKIVLVRHEQGAAHSADGYARSTGKTGVCIATSGPGATNLVTGIATAYMDSIPMVAITGQVPTSMIGNDAFQEADIVGITRPITKQNYLVKNTANLYEIVKEAFYLARSGRPGPILIDIPKDVSSGKASYKPIKEVSLRSYSPTYKGHPVQIKKAAEIIEKSQKPVVYSGGGVISSSASEQLREFIEKTGIPITNTLMGLGGFPGEHPLFLGMLGMHGTRYANNAIVEADLIIAIGARFDDRITGKMDEFAKNAKVIHIDIDPAEIGKNIAVDIPIVGDCKEIISELNKIVKPPSISSWINKIQGWKKEYPLAYKDDGGLKPQYVIERIYEITKGEAIITTEVGQNQMWAAQYYKFKRPRQFLSSGGLGTMGYGFPAAIGASIGNPNAIVFDIAGDGSIQMNIQELATCVQEKLPVKVAILNNQYLGMVRQWQELFYEKRYSHTDIAIAPDFVKLAEAYGALGIRVERQEDVDSAIHRAIKFKGPVLIDFRIAKYENVFPMVPAGASLSQMIDGIA
- a CDS encoding tetratricopeptide repeat protein; the protein is MFAIKTDLVKKVSSYIYFILSIILASCHQRITEEGSLNNYAIYCIKNNLWNEARFYLEKAKTLYPNSAKINNNLGIVYEYLGRKDEAILSYKKAISLDKEEVYFKNLAALSPCSIPKGLKNSSLVEKIRIEKDLPPSIDFSKTERIGLCISSEDKNLIPLILSAIKEQIIKEANFYIVYNESYPKTQEEIKNVSLKLLVDNILIIDILGYNVSDLKDFDVSTKFIKDENRYEFLRTYYTDRKATLSSSLSLFDSNGFLLFKKDFNCEEKKRYEKENPSIYDYSLILSFTKPLVSSFLSLITQKNYTIERWLVRD
- a CDS encoding BrnT family toxin, with product MFKHNVKTDEVEEVFKKGAKFRFVEKGKRRKEDMYVAFGQAESGRYLTVLFIYKNKTKEALILSARDMAKKERKQYGKK
- the rpsM gene encoding 30S ribosomal protein S13 → MARIVGVDLPKNKRIEAALPCIYGIGPSLSKDILQKANVNSSIRVADLSEEQATAIRREIETSGIKVEGELRREVNMNIKRLIEIGTYRGLRHRKGLPVRGQRTHTNARTKRGKRKTVGAKVKK
- the rpsD gene encoding 30S ribosomal protein S4, producing MARYRGSSCRICRGKAEKLFLKGKRCLSEKCGFSKRPYPPGSQGPNLKARKISDYGKELYEKQKAKYIYGVLEKQFKNYFKKAKTLQGLCGENLLILLERRLDNVIYRAGWATTRTGARQMVSHNHIKINGRGVNIPSYLVKVSETIELDKEPMSSAANLPLWLKVDGKKIEVLRFPARKEIATPIEENKIVAFYSK
- the lepA gene encoding translation elongation factor 4, with amino-acid sequence MENIRNFSIIAHIDHGKTTLADRLLETTKTIEKKDMKEQILDNMDLERERGITIKAHPIRMTYSLDGKEYILNLIDTPGHVDFSYEVARSLAAVEGVLLVIDASQGVEAQTIAHTYLAKAQNKKIIPVINKIDLENIDLDSVLSQIKTLTDEVPILASAKDGIGIDEIFERIIKDIPAPKGDISKPTQALIFDSYFDPYKGVVLYCRVFQGIIKEGDKIILMSSNTNYDVSEIGTLKMGLVRKKELKAGEVGYICAGIRKLSDASVGDTITTQQLKAEKPLPGYKRLKPMVFASIFPGEGTDFAELASSIEKYSLNDASFVFHKESSKALGFGFRCGFLGLLHMDIVQERLEREYEVSLVLSSPSIPYRVYLEGGRSLEIENPIDFPDPSFIVKTEEPYIKATIIVPEEYLSPVLNLVKEKRGIKKAINYIEGRRLILEYEIPLYEMVIDFYDRLKSVSCGLASFDYDLSDWKEVNLVKLDILLSGEVIEPLSLLIRKEDAYKKAKSLTLKLKEIIPRQQFAVAIQASIGKNVIARETIPTFRKDVTAKCYGGDITRKRKLLDKQKEGKKRMKVIGRLKLPQEAFQAILSA
- a CDS encoding DNA-directed RNA polymerase subunit alpha; protein product: MKECGIKKLEWQDLTPVYGKLIVEPFRRGNATTIGNSIRRILLSSIEGVAITSVKIDGILHEFTAIPGVVEDPIDFILNIRGIVFKYEGDEKKELFLEAGKGAVSAGMIKTPADVIIVNPEHYLATVSEGKLKMEMELERGVGYVPALEEKREKRIGVIPIDTYFSPIKRVNLVIENVRIGQTSDYERLVLEITTNGSIGPKEAVIKTASILSDWTSFFINPEPFEIKEEMPEKIDEEREMLRKILNTSIDELEISVRASNCLRLAGIIRIGDIAKMEEQELLKMKNFGRKSLTEVKEKLAEYSLTLSMPGVDELLEPLSEEEIQKAKEGIIKKDETQEEISSMPGVDELLEPLSEEEIQKAKEGIIKKDETQEEIS
- a CDS encoding CopG family antitoxin, yielding MVKNNLDIFHFKSLDKIIDFFDTHDLGEYWDKMPEAHFEVGIKRSIHLVAIEPDLAKMLTEIAISSQTLSESLINLWLREKIKSYVGMQSKVMLS
- the rpsK gene encoding 30S ribosomal protein S11: MAPRVKKEKKDKKKDRKIGIACIYIQSTFNNTIVTIASSEGNVVCWASAGSVGFKGTKKGTPFAAQIAADTAAKKAFEYGVKDAIIFVTGPGAGRESAVRAIQAAGMNIKTIRDVTPIPHNGCRARKRRRV